One Sparus aurata chromosome 5, fSpaAur1.1, whole genome shotgun sequence genomic window carries:
- the card9 gene encoding caspase recruitment domain-containing protein 9, producing MDDVCEDDLCWLQLDEFRMLLIKNIDPSRITPYLRQCQVISAEDEEQLFNDPSLVIRRRKVGALLDILQRTGVKGYTAFLESLELDYPQLYSRITGKEPNKTFSILIDTAGESGLTQFLMSELSRLQRALQDERRRRQQACSVARDQEASSRQHQLRDRELKKMTERVQKVRGEREQLSEEVKQLRDHNYSLMADINKLNQEKSSALLANRDLQIEVERLKHTVSRAENQTRLLRRRTLRPLQQSRSLALPTATFFHPQRLEEIKEEKQEEKKEETEEEEMEEKEKKKEEKKEEEKEKKEEEKKQETKEEKQKGPGPLQMNLLTTVFGLRRDLHRAEEQRARSEEEKEELELRCAQLKGDAKMYRQRNKQTLRQLEEVIRERDKALLSRVEQQEEARLLLQEKDQYREQVRTLTEQSDKLELLLLRSQGEELQLRTRLRRLTCRSHQCDRSSEEEEEEEQEPSENAAKGSSEEVPSGTSGENEEALVLQQLDSPVGGATACEQRTRTAASWEEETDGCRTSRSRPNFFYRRKRAVRSKLCCKEYTAGHLDDSSDITDSD from the exons atgGACGACGTGTGTGAGGACGACCTCTGTTGGCTGCAGCTCGATGAATTCAGGATGTTGCTCATCAAAAATATCGATCCTTCAAGAATCACTCCATACCTCCGCCAGTGTCAG GTGATCAGTGCTGAGGATGAGGAGCAGCTCTTCAACGACCCTAGTCTTGTGATCAGGAGGAGAAAAGTGG GAGCCCTGCTGGACATCCTGCAGAGAACCGGGGTTAAAGGTTACACGGCCTTCTTGGAGAGTCTGGAGCTGGATTATCCTCAACTGTACAGCCGGATCACCGGGAAGGAGCCCAACAAGACCTTCAGCATCCTCATCG ACACAGCAGGTGAATCTGGCCTGACTCAGTTCCTGATGTCGGAGCTGAGCCGCCTGCAGAGGGCGCTGCAGGACGAGAGGAGGCGTCGTCAGCAGGCGTGCTCTGTGGCCAGAGATCAG GAGGCTTCATCTCGGCAGCATCAGCTGAGGGACCGCGAGCTAAAGAAGATGACTGAGCGCGTGCAGAAGGTTCGAGGTGAGCGCGAGCAGCTGAGCGAGGAAGTGAAGCAGCTCCGAGACCACAACTACAGTCTGATGGCCGACATCAACAAGCTGAACCAGGAGAAGAGCAGCGCCCTGCTGGCCAATAGGGACCTGCAGATCGAG GTGGAgcgtctgaaacacacagtgtcGAGAGCTGAAAATCAGACGAGACTGCTGAGACGAAGAACACTGAGACCGCTGCAGCAG AGCAGGAGTCTGGCTCTGCCCACAGCCACCTTCTTCCATCCCCAAAGACTGGAGGAGATCaaagaggagaagcaggaggaaaagaaggaggagacggaggaggaggagatggaggagaaggagaagaagaaggaggagaagaaggaggaggagaaggagaagaaggaggaggagaagaagcaggagacaaaagaggagaagcagaaggGTCCAGGTCCTCTCCAGATGAACCTCCTCACCACAGTGTTTGGACTGAGAAGAGACCTCCacagagcagaggagcagagagccagg agcgaggaggagaaggaggagctggagctCAGGTGTGCTCAGCTGAAAGGAGACGCAAAGATGTACCGACaacgaaacaaacaaaccctccgacagctggaggaggtgatcagagagagagacaag GCTCTGTTGTCGagggtggagcagcaggaggaggcacGGCTGCTCCTGCAGGAGAAGGATCAGTACAGGGAGCAGGTCAGAACGCTCACTGAGCAATCTGATAAGCTGGAGCTCCTCCTGCTACGGTCACAGGGGGAGGAGCTACAACTGAGGACACGCCTCCGCAGACTCACCTGCAGAAGTCACCAg TGTGACAggagcagtgaggaggaggaggaggaggagcaggagcctTCAGAGAATGCAGCTAAAG GCAGCAGTGAGGAGGTGCCCAGTGGGACGTCAGGGGAGAACGAGGAGGCGTtggtgctgcagcagctcgACTCTCCTGTAGGAGGTGCCACAGCGTGTGAACAGAGGACCAGGACTGCTGCTTCATGG